The genome window GCCCCTCGACAGCCCATGTGGGTCGCCAGGTATGCACTTCGTACACGGAAGCACACTGCCATTCCTACCTGATCTCTCACCGGTCCCAGCAATTCCTTGGTAAATTCCTGCGCGGCAAACACGAAATGCACCCCGTATTTCCGTCCCCGCCAGCCCAGGTTCGCCAGTGCTTCCCCCAATTCGCCCCGTCCCCTTCCCATGGCGCTCAGCACCGCACTGGCTTCATCCAATATCACCAGAATTCGGGGTAGTGCTTCTCCCCCTTCCGTTTGGATCCGCTCATTGTATTGCTTCAGGTTTTGCGGATGTCCCGGCGCTTCACGCAGTAGTTTTGCCCGGCGCTCGCACTCCGCCAGTGCCTGCTCCACCCGCTCTAGCGCCCCTGCAGGTGTCTCCGCCACCGGTGCAAGCAGTCCCGGATGGTCAGCCAGCATCCCAAAGGTCACCCCCTCGATGTCCGAAAGGAGTAGCCTCAAACCGTCTCTCAGGCCCTGCCACACCAGGGACTGTAAAAAGACCGATTTCCCCGATCCCGTTGCTCCCAGCACTGCCAAGTGCTGCAAGTCTTCCCATGCCAGGCTCAATCCCCGTCCGCTTACGCCTACCCCAACTGCAAACTGCCCGCTCGGAACATCCGGCGGGAGTTCTACCCGCCGGGGCATTTGAGGCAGCGGTGAGAGCAGCAGGACATATCGCAACCCCTTAACCTGGGACAGATACACCGGCACTCCCATCTCCAGCCGCAGGTGACTCAGTACTTCCGGAGTCGTGTAGCGTTCCGGGTAGTTCACCCCACCCAAATCCACTTCCGCAATCAGCATCTTCAATCCATTCACTTCACTGAGCAGAAATTGGCGAATCGGGGCTTTCAGTCCCCGTCGGGTCAGCACCCCAGGCAGTCGGTAGGCAAGCGTCTCCGCTACTCTCTGCTCCCGATGCGTGATCATTTCTCCTCCACCGCTTCCTGATAGATTCCGTTCACCACTTCTCCCAGCAGTGGACGCACATCCTGCTCCGCTACCACGCGGATATCCGGTATCGGGGAAGAGGCTTCCGCCATCGTCTGCGCCAGCCGCTCCGCTTTGCCCTTCTGTCCGCCTGCCACCAGCGCGCGAATGGCGCTCACCTTCTGGTCGTTCTCCGTCACCCGCAGCTGCCCCGCATCCAGTCTGGGGGGATTACGGGGGTCCAGCACCGCTCCGGGGGAGCGGTCGGGCACCACCACCTTCCCGTCCTGCACCAGCACCAGTTTGCCGTCCGCCAGTTGCGTCAGCACCCGGTTGCGCTGGTACAGCCACAATCCGTACAGGCTCATCACCACCACCAGCGCCAGCAGGACGAACGGCAGCGCCGCCCAGGCGTACTTGGCGTAGTCCTGCTGGACTGTGCGGATCTGCTCTTGCCGCAGGGCTTCCTGCGCAATGCCCGCCTGTGCCGCCTGCGCCGTCGCCAGAGCCGCGGCATTGGCGGCGTCCACCGTCGCCTGACGCAGCAGAGCCACCTGCGTGGCGGTGGCTTCGGACTGCGCCGCCGTCTGGGTCATCTGCCAGGACTGCGCGGTCTGTTGGGCTTGCAGGGCGCTCTGCGTCTGCTGGACGATCCACGCCCGTTCGGTGGCGGTTTGTTGTGCCTGGACGGTGGCGTTCCAGGCGGTCTGTGTCTCCCGCTGCGATATGGCGGTTGCTTCCGCAATCACGGCTTCCATGGTGGCGGTGCGCAGCAGGCGGTAGTATTCCGCCGTGGCTTCCGCCTGCCGGGCGGCGGCTTCCGCCTTGACCTGCTCGGCTTCCAGCGCCTGCGCGGTCATGCGGGCGTACTCCGCCCGCTGGGTCGCCTGTTCCGCCTGCCGTTGCAGGTACAGCGCCTGTGCGGTCGGGTCCAGCGGCACGGATTCGCCGCTGCATGCCGTCAGCAGGATGGTCACAAACACCACGATCGTGATTGCCTTACCAGAGCGGTTCATCGTCTTCATCCTCCTCCGGGTGCGGCAGGTACGCCGCTTCCCGTTGAGGTAGTGAGGGGCGCACGGGAGAGGTGTTCATCTGGCGCAGATAGCGCAGGAGTTCCAGCTGCACCAGCTGCTGCAGAGGGTCTCCCTGCGGCAGGGCAACCGGACGGGGGGCGTCATCCACCCGTCCCCAGCGGGCGTTGGGTCCCGGCAGCCATTTGCCCGTCCTCTGCTGTTTCTGGCGGGTGTACACCAGATACGCCAGCACAATCAGGACTGCCAGCAGGGTGAAGCCGGTCGCCACCACCAGCGCCGTCAGCAGGGCGGAGTTGACCGCCTGCCCGGCGGCGGCAATCTGCGCCGCCCGCGCCGCTTCGATGGCTGCCTGCGCCTGAAGGGCGTCAGCGTGGGCTGACATGGACACGGCTACCGCGATTGCCAGAATGCCCAGAAACGCCAGAAGAATCAGAAAGACTGCCACGTTTTCCCTCCAGTTTCACCACTCTACCCCGCCGGATCACCACTCGCTCGCCGGTCTTGATGTGCTCGAACACCGTCCCGCTCGGCCAGGGACAGGGAATACTTTGCGCTTCCCGATCCGTTCCCGGGGGAACGATGTCCGCCCAGCGAAAATGAGCGCCGTAAAAGATCCCGGGGTCGTCCCCTGTCCGGGTCGGGTCCACCACCACTTTCCAGTGGTATCCCTGCGGGGGTATCCAGTGTCTGCTCATGCTTCCTCCCGCAGCAATGCCAAAACCGCTTCTTCCCAATCGGGAAAGGTGCGCAAAATGCGCCGCAGAACTGCCAACGTCAGCCGCCGCCTGCCGCTGCGTAACTGTGACCACAGCGGACGGCTGATCCCCAGCAGGCGCGCAAAGGCTTCGTCTGTCATCCCCAGTTCCTTCCGTCGAGTTTCCAGTTGCTCGATGATGGCTTGTCCGTTCATTTTTTATCCGTTACAATTGCAACATCCAGATAATTCCTTGCGGCTGTCGCCATCGTTCCTGCGGCAATGATCAATGCCAGCCGTTGAGATTCTTCAATCCCGATTTTCCCTTTGACCGCTGCCGCGCACCCGATGATGACCGCGATCATGCTGATGAATACGGTGTTTATCCAGGCGCTCTTTGGACTGGTTTCTTCCAGATTGACCGATAGAGATGATAACCAGCCCAGAATTGCGGCTGTGCCGATCATGTTCCAACCGGCAGTACCCTGAAAAATGTTTTCACCAATGAGGAGGATGCTGATGAGCAAAAATATTGACAACAGGCACAACATCAAAACGCGTCCCGCCTGGCGGATTTTGTGTCTCATATGGTTGTCAGTGTTATTTGCTTCAATAGCCTGGCTTTGGTTCGGGTGGCTGTTGGGCTTACCTTTCCCCCCTCCTCCGTCCGAACACGACTTTATATATTTGACTGCAGTTGGAATCTGGTTCATTCTGTTTGGTTGTCTCAAAGGTATGCGCGCTGTCCACGAAGGACTGCATGCAATTGCCGCCCACTGGTTCGGGGCAGAAGGCATCTCGGCAAAAGGTACGAATGTATTCGTCCGCTGCTCTTCCAAAAGATCATGGATCGCCAATGCCTTGTTCCCGCTCATACTGCCTTTGTCCCTTTACTTTCTTCTCGTAGTTTTCAATTGGCGTTGTGCCCTGACCCTTGCAACCTCCAGATATACAGCCAGCATTGTGGTTACGGTGTGGAATAACCAGACCAGCGCAAACAAGACGGTTTCAGACGGTAAACCTCGTGGAATCACCCATGCGAGCAAAAAAGTGGTTTGCGCCATTCCAGCCTTGAGCATGCCCTCTCCTGGATCACGCTCTACTATGTTTCCTCCCAGACCGGCCATCCACCCCAACATTATCGGCAGCAGCCATTCGCTGCCTTTTTCTCCCGTCTTGCCAATATAAGCCAACGAAAGGATCACACATAGAATGACCAGAAGCCAGAACCCCGATAATCTCCAGAATCGTCCTGCCTGGAAACTTTTTGTTCGGCTCTTCTTTTGGCTGACTTTACTGCCCGCTGGCTCGTGGTTGATCGTTTCTTCTTTCATTGACCCTGCTCATCGAAATTTTTTGTTTTTCTGGCGCTTTTTGATCACCCTGGCGCTTTTTGGATTGCTCTTTCACTTCCGTGTGTTTCGCGCTGTCCACGAGGGACTGCACGCAATTGCCGCCCACTGGTCTGCGGTACCGCCTTCTTTCATCACTGCCAGAGACACCTATGTTTTTGTAAAAATCACCGATAAGAAATCCTGGTATAAAATCACCCTTTACCCGCTCCTTTTCCCGATTGCTGTATTCTTGCTTTTCATACCCTGGAACTGGGAAATCGGTCTCTATCTTGCCTGCATTCTTGCGGCGGGTTCCTGTCAGGATTTGGCTAACCTTGTAATGGTTAGCCGCACCCCTGGTAACTGGGTCTCCGATACCGCTGAAGGTCTTTTCGTCTACAATACACCTCCGCCGGTCTCATAACCTCATTCCCAGTCGCCGAGCCAGATCCTCCCACAGCGGGTCTTCCGCCGGAAGCCGTTCCAGCCGGTACAGCAGCTCGAACTTGCGCTCTTCCTGCTCGCGCCTCTCGGCTTCAAACGCCAGTAACTCGTCCAGTTCGTCCGGGGTCAGTTCGTCCATGTTCCACGCTCCGCCCTTCTGACATGCCGTCAGTTCGGGGTGAGAAGTTGTGCGCCGGTTACGCTCTCCGGCCTGGCGTGTGAGGGGATACACCGCCAGCGCAAACCACCGCTAAAACGGCATTTCGCCGCCGTGATCCTCACCTGCTTCACCCTTGCCGCCGCCCAAAAACTGCACCACCTGGGCGGTGACTTTGAGGGCTGCGCCTGCTTCGCCGTTCTTGCGGGTAAAGGCTTCGATGGTGGGAATGCCGCGCACGAACACCTGCCGTCCTTTGGCAAGGTACTGGTGGCAGCGTTCGCCCAGTTCGCGCCAGGCGGTCACTTCCACCCAGACGGTTTCGTCCTTACGGGTGGAGACTGCCACCGGGAAGTTGACCACCAGCACGCCTTCGTTGGTGTAGCGCGCTTCCGGGTCTTTGCCTAAATTGCCGATGAGTTGGATTTCTAACATGCTCAATTCCTTTCCTGGGGTGGAATATGCGCCGCCCCGCACAGGGTGAGGAAATCAACCTCTTCCGGGGTGGGAACAATCTCTCCGGTATCGGCACGGTGGACCGCACCGTCCTTGATGACATACTCTTGCGGCAGGTAGCCGTAGGGCTTCGGCGTCACCAGTTTGCGGGAAAACTCCGCTCCCCCTGTCCGCAGGGCAAGGATGACGCCCCACTGTGCAGGCGGCAGTACGATGAACAAATCCAGGTTGACGCCCTCAGGCAAGGCGTACTGCTTGTACCGCCGCCCTGCCTTGTTCACCCACACGCCCGCCAGCATGGGGTCTTGATACCCGTTTTCGTTGCCGAACAGGTCAACGAACGGCTTGGGCAGCGCAACGATTTCGATGTCGCCCACTTCCGCTTTGCGCCGCCGAATGCTCCCGGCAATTTCCAGCCGGTCGCAAAACGGCATCAGACGCTCGGCGTACTGGCGAGCAATTTGTTCAGCAATTTCCAGCGGAATTTTCGCTTTCATAGAGCGGGAAGGGGGACTCGAACCACCACCGAAGGCGTCTTGTGCGCCCACGTTCTGCCTTTGAACTACTCCCGCACATTCCCCCTCCTCACCACCGCAGGGGGGTTGGTGCCTCTTGCGTTTCCGCAGGTACCCTCGTTCGGCAGACGCTGTTACGTCCGCCCACGCCGTGGTCGCGTGTGTGCGTGGTTTCGAATTCGCACCCCTCGCTCAACCTGTGCTACCTACACCGGTTGCCCGTGCCGTCCTGCCGCCCAGTCCATCCCCGTGCCACCACGGGATCGGATCGGCGCCGTCTCCCGCTTTCGCTGTCGGAGGGTGGTTAGCGCCGCTCGCCGCATTCACGGACAGGACAGTTGGCGGTTTACCCTCTACACCGCCAGGTCTTTGCCCTGCATTGCACAGGGCAGCCAGTCTTCCCCAGGGCGAGGGTCACTGGCTTGTTTTTATCCGATACTTTCTTGGGCTGTTTATCGGACACGCTTCCTAGCCTCGGAAGGCTTACCAGCCTGCCTGCCCCTACCCGTCTTTCCGGGATGCCACCTGCCTGTTTCCTGACGCCAGGTGCCTTGCACCTTGCGCACGGGTGCTCGACACCTGGGGACGCGCCAGGCTTCCCCTGTCCGTTGGTGGGCCAACGACCCAATGACAGGTTTGGCAGTCCAACCGGGTGGGAGTTGCACCCACCACGGGGGCGGGACAGTGCCCCCGCCTCTGCGCGGCTGGCTGAAAGGAGGTGAGAAAGGAGGATTTACCATGTCGTCGAGTTGGTAAGGTGCTTTGCCCGTCTCTCCGGGCTGCCACGTCCCATCCCACCTTTGCCGACGTTAGCATGGCAAATACCGGATTCAGGCGGGCAGGAATCGAACCTGCCACTACGCGCCAACCGCCTGAAGAGCCAACACCTGCAAAAAACACCCTGCCGGGTTTGGCAGGGTGTCCGTTCTCTCGTGATACAATAATCAGCGAGGTGAGCAGTCACAGCCTGCTTGCCTCACCGTGAGCGTGCTACCTACACGGCTCACGGAACGCCCCGGTCGGGCGCACAACGCCCTCCACCGGGGCGTTGTGTTTGAGGCAGTTGAATGTCGGTTTGGGAAGGTGCTATGATCATTCTAGTATTTTTATTCGAGGTTGTCAATACTTCGAATAAAATAAAACCAAAAAAAAGGCGGTAAAAAGCCGCCCTTTTATAAAGCAAGTGAATTAGATTTAGATTTATATTTATAAGGTAAGCCATCTTTGTCAAAAAGCCACTTTCCTTGCCCCTTACGCATCTCATAAATTTTCGCGCAATAGGCTACATCTTGTTCTTTTAGTACGACTTTTTTACCTTGTCGTCTAATAATCTTTACAATTTTTCTTGTTACCCATCCATGAAGTGTGGCAGGAGGTATACGATATTTACGAGCAGCTTCTCCAAACTCAATCTCTATGCTTTCTAGATGGCTATATTGCTGATACTCCGGCAAATCCTCTTTGCGGAGACCCTTTTCCTGGATTGCTTCACCTCTGACTTCTTCTTCACTCACGACCATTTCTCCCGCTACCACTCCCGCCCTGATTTTACCTTTCTCAATCAGTTGGCGCAAATGGGCTTCTTCCAGCCCGTACTTGCGGGCGGCTTCGGAAAGTGGTATAAATACAGGTAAGGTAGCCATGATCAATCCTCAGGTATTACAGGCACGGCAAGGGTATGAACGAGATTACCGTTGAAATAAAACTCGAACTGGTAATTTCCTGCGGTAGGGACATCAATGTCAAAGTGAAAAGTATTGGGGGCGGTGTGAGAAAAAGGGTCGAAAATGGCGCTAACGCGGTTGGTCTCAGCCACAATGCGCCGGTCTCCTTCGCTTCCAGTGACGGCAGTTACCTTTACAGAGAAATCCCCCTCGCTCTCTCCCTCGTCAGCCTCCCAGCCGCAGACAATATCGAACCGAATTCTGGCGGGGAAATTTCCGGCGCTGAAGTAATCGAAAATTCCAATAGCTGAATGCCGCTTACGCCAGTGGTCGTATATCCCATAATCGCAAACAATGACGTATTTCGGTCGAATCATCCTGAACCTTGACAATTCCTCATGAGGTATTCCCGACACGGGGCGCAACGACCCTTCCTGCAGGCCAGGGTCACCGGTCGGCGGGTTAGCCACCGGTCTATCTGCGCGCTCGCTCGCCGGGTAGGCGAGCGTGGATCCTGGACAGGTCACGCCCCGTGTCGGGGGTATCTCCCCGTCTGAGTCGGAGACTGGAGAGGGAAAGGCAAGAAGCAAGAATGTTTATGACATTCTCACTCCCCTGTGACAGGGCTTGTGCGAAGAAGGGATCGTGTCCACCTCTTGCACTCGCTCACCCATCCCTTTCCATCTCCGACTGCATTTTTGTCTGGTAAAGTACACAAAACGCACCCAGGGATCCATCGGGTGCGTTGTGGGGACAGACAGGGATGGCATCCCTGTGAAAGTCGCGGGGAGTGGATTCGAACCACTGACCTCCGGGTTATGAGCCCGACGAGCTACCACTGCTCTACCCCGCAATGCAAATTGAATTATACCATGCCCGCGTAAACCGTCAAGATCATATGACTTTTTTCCCCCATTCTCATCTTGATTTAACCTTGTATCTATTTTTTAATCTGGCTATAATCTTATATATCCTGTCAAATAAGGAGGTGATGAGAGATTACAGAATAAATCATCATTTTTTCTAATTTACCTTTTCTTTTGAAATCTTGTTTGAGGAGAATGCATCTATGAGTAAAAAGACTATCAAGCTCCTTCTTGTCGCCGCCATGATCATGGTTGCCCTGTTTGTGCTCACGGCATGTCAGGCGGCAACGCCGACCGCCGAACCCACGCAGGCACCTGTTCCTACCTGCCCGGCACCCGAACCCTGCCCGGTGCAACCTCCCGCAATGGAGGCACCTTTTGAGGCACTGTGGAAAGCGTCTCCCCACAATGACGCTAAAGCAGAAGCCTTTGTGCACTGGAACGAAACCGAGGACAAGAAAGTCCCCACCGCCTGCGCCGCCTGCCACAGCACGCCAGGTTATCTGGACTTCCTTGGCGCTGACGGCTCCGAGGCAGGAAAAGTTGACCAACCTGCCGATATCGGCACTACGGTGACCTGCAATGCCTGCCACAACGACGCCACCGCGAAACTCACCAGTGTCAAGTTCCCCTCGGGGGTTGAAGTCACCGGGTTGGGCGCCGAGGCTCGTTGTATGGTGTGCCATCAGGGTCGCGCCAGCAAAGTTCAGGTGGATGCGCAAATCGAGAAGTTCCAAGCCACTGATCCCGATGTGGTTGTCAAACCCATCAAAAATGGAGACAACGAAGTTCGCTTCGGCTTCATCAACATCCACTACTTTGCCGCAGCGGCAACCCTGTACGGGGATGAGGTCAAAGGCGGTTATGAATATGATGGCAAAGCCTATGACTTCAAGAACGACCACGTTGAGGGATACAACACCTGCGTGGGATGCCACAACCCCCATACCACCGAAGTTAAAGTGGAAGAGTGCGCTTTGTGCCACGAAGGTGTCAAGACCGTCGAAGACCTGAAGAACGTGCGCATGATTTCTTCTGCGCCCGATTATGACGGCGACGGCGATGTCAAAGAGGGCATGGCTGGCGAAATTGAAGGCTTGCAAACCGCCCTGTATACTGCCATTCAGGCGTATGCTAAGGAGGTGGCTGGACTCGCCATCGTTTATGATTCAGCCGCATATCCATATTTCTTTGCAGACGCCGATGGCGACGGCAAAGGCGATACCAGCGACAAGGGTCCGGTGGCATACTCCAACTGGACACCGCGCCTGCTGAAAGCCGCCTATAACTATCAGTTGTCGGTCAAGGATCCCGGCGCATTCGCTCATGGCAACAAATATATCGTGCAACTGCTGTACGATTCAATCGAAGACCTCAATGCCAAACTCTCCACGCCGGTGGATATGAGCAAGATGCACCGTGACGATGCCGGGCACTTTGCCGGCAATACCGAGGCGTTCCGCCACTGGGATGGCGAAGAAGGAAATGTGCCGGGCAGTTGCTCCAAATGCCACACCGCTACCGGCCTACCCCAATTCCTCAAGGAAGGTACCAATATCACCAACCATGCTTCTAACGGCTTCCAGTGCTCCACCTGCCACAATGAAGCCAACTGGCCTGCCCGTTATGAAGTCAACTCGGTGACCTTCCCCAGCGGCGCCAAGCTCACCTTCGGCGAAAAAGTGGATGCCAACCTGTGCCTGGTCTGCCACCAGGGACGCGAATCCACCGTCAGCGTGAACAGTGCTCTGAAAGGTCTTGAAGAAGACACCCCGAGCGACAAGATTCGCTTCCGCAATGTTCACTACTTTGCCGCAGGTGCTACCCTGTTTGGCAAGGATGCGCGCGGTATCTACGAGTACGAAGGCAAGGAATACGCCGGTCAATTCATGCATGAAGGCAACCTGAACAAATGCACCGACTGCCACGATAGCCATACGCTGGAAGTCAAAGTGGCGGCATGCACTGGATGCCATGGCGTGGATGACCCCGAAAAGATTCGCCTGTCGCTCAAAGAAGATTACGATGGCGATGGCGATGCCACCGAAGGGCTTGCTGGCGAGGTGGAGACCTACAGAGAAAAACTCTACGCCGCGATTCAGGCTTACGCGAAGGACGTGGCTGGCGTGGGTATTGTGTACAACCCGCTGGCATATCCGTACTTCTTCGCCGATGCCGATGGCGACGGCAAAGCCGACACCTCGGACAAGGGTCCTGTGGCTTATGCGTCCTGGACTCCACGCTTGCTCAAAGCCGCGTACAACTATCAATATGCTACGAAAGATCCCGGTGGATTTGCCCACAATGCCCGCTACGTCTTGCAGGCATTGTATGACTCCATCACGGATCTGAAAGCCAAAGTGCCGTCCATCGACACCACAGGCTTGGTTCGCCCGTAATTCAGATTACGGATTGAAGTAAAAGAAAACACCCCGACGAAATATCGGGGTGTTTTCTTTTCAGTCAAGAACAATAAAAATTAAAATAAAATGAGTGATATAATCGCATTACACTTTTATCCTGAGGAGAATGGCGATGTCAAAATTCAAGCAAGCATTGAATCAGTTCTTCTTTCCACCTGCCACAGCCAAGTTATGGGTTCGCCTTATCCCCTTCGTTGTAGTAGCCTTTCTCACCGTTGTTTTGTTAGGATTTGCCAGTTTTGCGTGGGAAGAAAGCAATTCGCCTTCTTTTTGCGGTTTAACCTGCCATACCATGCCCCCAGAGTATGCTACTTATCAGGCATCTCCCCATACCAATGTAACCTGTGAAGACTGCCACATGGGAAGAGACCGTCTGCCCGTGATGATTGGACGGAAAATTGGCTATTCCTGGCAAACAGGCACAGCCATGCTCACCGGTAGTTATGAGTATCCCATTGTGGCAAAAAATATGCGCCCTGCCCGGGATGCCTGTGAGAACTGCCATAAACCTGAAAAATTCTCAACCGACACCCTGGTAGAAATCAAACATTATGCGGAAGATGAAGCCAACACCCCTTCTTCTGTTTTTATGGTTGTGAAAACCGGGGGCGGCACTCAACGGGAAGGCTTGGGGTATGGTATTCACTGGCACATCGAAAATCCAGTGTATTTTTATGCTACCGATCGAGAGCGTCAAGATATTCCGTATGTAGTGGTAGAAAATCCGGATGGGAGCAAAACAGAATATATTGATGTAGAGTCCGGTTTTGACCCTGCTTC of Anaerolinea thermophila UNI-1 contains these proteins:
- a CDS encoding FtsK/SpoIIIE domain-containing protein, with product MITHREQRVAETLAYRLPGVLTRRGLKAPIRQFLLSEVNGLKMLIAEVDLGGVNYPERYTTPEVLSHLRLEMGVPVYLSQVKGLRYVLLLSPLPQMPRRVELPPDVPSGQFAVGVGVSGRGLSLAWEDLQHLAVLGATGSGKSVFLQSLVWQGLRDGLRLLLSDIEGVTFGMLADHPGLLAPVAETPAGALERVEQALAECERRAKLLREAPGHPQNLKQYNERIQTEGGEALPRILVILDEASAVLSAMGRGRGELGEALANLGWRGRKYGVHFVFAAQEFTKELLGPVRDQVGMAVCFRVRSAYLATHMGCRGAERIPVDRPGLAITDRWGPVQTYYLDAGRLEQGKEGLQVPVSEAERGWFLQALKAGGRLSRSNLMAWSGMSEWQARKNLEAWAMRGWVVKEPQEDNAFVVTEKMREWLSNPPTSPACSNHSNLIEA
- a CDS encoding helix-turn-helix domain-containing protein, encoding MNGQAIIEQLETRRKELGMTDEAFARLLGISRPLWSQLRSGRRRLTLAVLRRILRTFPDWEEAVLALLREEA
- a CDS encoding metalloprotease family protein, with translation MFFWRFLITLALFGLLFHFRVFRAVHEGLHAIAAHWSAVPPSFITARDTYVFVKITDKKSWYKITLYPLLFPIAVFLLFIPWNWEIGLYLACILAAGSCQDLANLVMVSRTPGNWVSDTAEGLFVYNTPPPVS
- a CDS encoding single-stranded DNA-binding protein, with the protein product MLEIQLIGNLGKDPEARYTNEGVLVVNFPVAVSTRKDETVWVEVTAWRELGERCHQYLAKGRQVFVRGIPTIEAFTRKNGEAGAALKVTAQVVQFLGGGKGEAGEDHGGEMPF
- a CDS encoding DUF6941 family protein, which gives rise to MIRPKYVIVCDYGIYDHWRKRHSAIGIFDYFSAGNFPARIRFDIVCGWEADEGESEGDFSVKVTAVTGSEGDRRIVAETNRVSAIFDPFSHTAPNTFHFDIDVPTAGNYQFEFYFNGNLVHTLAVPVIPED
- a CDS encoding cytochrome c3 family protein, with protein sequence MSKKTIKLLLVAAMIMVALFVLTACQAATPTAEPTQAPVPTCPAPEPCPVQPPAMEAPFEALWKASPHNDAKAEAFVHWNETEDKKVPTACAACHSTPGYLDFLGADGSEAGKVDQPADIGTTVTCNACHNDATAKLTSVKFPSGVEVTGLGAEARCMVCHQGRASKVQVDAQIEKFQATDPDVVVKPIKNGDNEVRFGFINIHYFAAAATLYGDEVKGGYEYDGKAYDFKNDHVEGYNTCVGCHNPHTTEVKVEECALCHEGVKTVEDLKNVRMISSAPDYDGDGDVKEGMAGEIEGLQTALYTAIQAYAKEVAGLAIVYDSAAYPYFFADADGDGKGDTSDKGPVAYSNWTPRLLKAAYNYQLSVKDPGAFAHGNKYIVQLLYDSIEDLNAKLSTPVDMSKMHRDDAGHFAGNTEAFRHWDGEEGNVPGSCSKCHTATGLPQFLKEGTNITNHASNGFQCSTCHNEANWPARYEVNSVTFPSGAKLTFGEKVDANLCLVCHQGRESTVSVNSALKGLEEDTPSDKIRFRNVHYFAAGATLFGKDARGIYEYEGKEYAGQFMHEGNLNKCTDCHDSHTLEVKVAACTGCHGVDDPEKIRLSLKEDYDGDGDATEGLAGEVETYREKLYAAIQAYAKDVAGVGIVYNPLAYPYFFADADGDGKADTSDKGPVAYASWTPRLLKAAYNYQYATKDPGGFAHNARYVLQALYDSITDLKAKVPSIDTTGLVRP